A stretch of the Psychroserpens sp. Hel_I_66 genome encodes the following:
- a CDS encoding type II toxin-antitoxin system RelE/ParE family toxin, whose product MAEYKLTNKAVEDLSKIWDYTFEVWSEKQADKYYDEIISDCQEIAENPDLGKNYDGISKQLLGLKTNRHIIFYRTLEQEYVEITRILHERMDLKKRIIE is encoded by the coding sequence ATGGCTGAATATAAGTTGACGAACAAAGCTGTTGAGGATTTATCAAAGATTTGGGATTATACATTTGAGGTTTGGTCGGAAAAACAAGCTGACAAATATTACGATGAAATAATTTCTGATTGTCAAGAAATTGCAGAAAATCCAGATTTAGGAAAAAACTACGATGGAATATCAAAGCAACTTCTCGGATTGAAAACAAATCGGCATATTATTTTCTACAGAACATTAGAACAGGAATATGTCGAAATAACGAGAATATTGCACGAAAGAATGGATTTAAAGAAAAGAATAATCGAATAA
- a CDS encoding type II toxin-antitoxin system ParD family antitoxin — MNKNTSISLGNYFDQFVQSRISEGRFKNVSEVIRAGLRLLEEEESKVIALKTAIQQGIDSGIAHDFDPKKHLESLKAKKHSNG, encoded by the coding sequence ATGAACAAAAACACATCAATATCACTCGGAAATTATTTTGACCAATTCGTCCAAAGTCGAATAAGCGAAGGAAGGTTTAAAAACGTTAGCGAAGTAATTCGTGCTGGATTGAGACTTTTAGAGGAAGAAGAAAGTAAGGTAATTGCTTTGAAAACCGCAATACAACAAGGCATTGACAGCGGAATAGCTCACGATTTTGACCCAAAAAAACATCTTGAATCTCTAAAAGCGAAAAAGCATTCGAATGGCTGA
- the xerA gene encoding site-specific tyrosine recombinase/integron integrase: protein MNVEWFRTRSKKENYKPCPEDYLLKLELKKYSDSTVKNYVHSFEAFINYYKDKELFSLNENDIRLYIQKLVKENKSNSSINMAINSIKFYYEMVLGMPNRFYSIERPRKISKLPKVLPKEDIISIINHTNNIKHKCIISLLYSSGLRRNELLNLRLEDIDSKRMVIRVEQAKGNKDRYTVLNKIVLEDLRTYFKTHRPKIYLFENPISQSKYSSSSVLKVVVNSAKIAGIKERVTPHILRHSFATHLLENGTDIRYIQMLLGHNSTKTTEIYTHVATNSFKRIKDLLT, encoded by the coding sequence ATTAATGTTGAATGGTTTAGAACAAGATCAAAAAAAGAAAACTATAAGCCATGCCCAGAGGACTATCTGCTAAAATTGGAGTTGAAAAAATACTCGGACAGCACAGTAAAAAATTATGTCCATAGTTTTGAGGCGTTTATTAATTATTATAAAGACAAAGAACTGTTCAGCCTTAACGAGAATGATATTAGACTATACATTCAAAAGTTAGTTAAGGAGAATAAATCAAACTCTTCGATTAATATGGCCATAAACTCCATAAAGTTTTATTACGAAATGGTCTTGGGGATGCCCAATCGATTCTATTCCATAGAGAGACCGAGGAAAATATCCAAACTACCCAAAGTATTACCTAAGGAAGACATTATCTCAATTATCAACCACACAAACAACATAAAGCATAAATGCATAATAAGTTTGCTCTATTCTTCAGGACTACGAAGAAACGAACTATTGAATCTTAGATTGGAAGACATTGATAGCAAAAGAATGGTCATTAGGGTAGAACAAGCAAAAGGCAATAAGGACCGATATACTGTTCTCAATAAAATTGTTCTCGAAGATTTGCGAACGTATTTTAAAACTCACAGACCTAAAATATATTTGTTTGAAAACCCTATTTCCCAATCTAAATATAGTAGCTCTAGCGTCTTAAAGGTTGTTGTTAACTCCGCCAAAATTGCAGGTATTAAAGAAAGAGTAACACCTCACATACTTAGACATAGCTTTGCAACACACTTATTGGAAAACGGAACGGATATTCGCTACATCCAAATGTTATTGGGTCATAATTCAACCAAGACAACAGAAATTTATACACATGTGGCCACTAATTCATTTAAAAGAATTAAAGATTTGCTAACTTAG
- a CDS encoding tyrosine-type recombinase/integrase: MSAISLLLQNVHESVHDFKMKPRFSEPKLYTGGVDISKWSRLTRKEQQAALAADWYIRYSFEEPVSGRLKRQPNIKAGGNRFKTKKERFQFLETMRNNLSLLLASGFNPYENNDLKKQEFVELNMQASNGVVKATVSTTKPTVTTDHDVDVSIDLEKAFKIVEDTKKRMLADTSYSRYKSRVNRFKVWLLAKGYKLTGPIDAIDKKTIISYLNEVLQLTSARNRNNTRTDISSFFQVLEDNDIIKDNFVKRINVLKSNPTRNKTYTPKQEDQLLEYLESNDATLLLFVKFISYNFLRPIEVCRLKIGDVDMVNKKLYFRAKNKPVKVKIIPEILWKDIPDLSKIDPEHYLFTPFGIGMEWSGSDSNKRDYFSKQFKKVKDHFGLSHDYGLYSFRHTYITKLYREIRKAMTPYESKSKLMLITGHTSMSSLEKYLRDIDAELPEDYSEYIK, encoded by the coding sequence ATGTCCGCAATTTCCTTACTTTTACAAAACGTACACGAAAGCGTACACGATTTTAAGATGAAACCTAGATTCTCTGAACCCAAACTGTATACTGGTGGAGTAGACATTTCCAAATGGTCTAGATTAACCAGGAAAGAACAGCAAGCTGCCTTGGCTGCTGATTGGTACATACGGTATTCTTTTGAAGAACCTGTTTCGGGACGATTAAAAAGACAGCCGAACATCAAGGCAGGGGGAAATAGGTTCAAAACCAAAAAAGAACGTTTCCAATTTCTGGAAACTATGCGCAACAACTTGTCGCTGCTGTTGGCATCAGGGTTCAACCCCTATGAAAATAACGACCTCAAAAAACAGGAATTTGTAGAACTCAATATGCAAGCATCGAATGGAGTTGTTAAAGCAACTGTATCAACGACCAAACCCACAGTCACAACTGATCATGATGTAGACGTTTCGATTGACTTAGAAAAAGCATTCAAAATCGTAGAGGACACTAAAAAGCGTATGCTAGCGGACACATCCTACTCCAGATATAAAAGTAGGGTCAATAGGTTTAAGGTTTGGTTGTTAGCCAAAGGCTATAAATTAACTGGACCAATCGATGCTATTGATAAGAAAACGATCATTTCATATCTGAATGAAGTATTGCAGCTTACCAGTGCAAGGAACAGGAACAACACAAGGACAGACATCAGCTCCTTTTTTCAAGTATTGGAGGATAATGACATTATCAAAGACAATTTCGTTAAAAGAATCAACGTTCTTAAATCAAACCCAACACGCAATAAGACCTATACACCAAAACAGGAAGATCAGTTATTGGAATATCTGGAATCAAACGATGCAACCTTGTTGTTGTTTGTAAAATTCATATCCTATAATTTTTTGAGACCTATAGAGGTTTGTAGACTCAAAATAGGTGATGTGGACATGGTAAACAAAAAACTGTATTTCAGGGCAAAGAACAAACCTGTAAAGGTAAAGATCATTCCTGAAATTCTATGGAAGGACATCCCAGACCTTTCTAAAATTGATCCAGAACATTATCTCTTCACCCCATTTGGTATAGGTATGGAATGGTCAGGTTCTGACAGTAACAAGAGGGATTATTTTTCTAAACAATTCAAAAAGGTCAAGGATCATTTTGGCTTGTCACATGACTATGGTTTATATAGCTTTAGGCATACATACATTACGAAATTATATAGGGAGATCAGAAAAGCGATGACACCCTATGAGAGCAAATCAAAACTCATGTTGATTACAGGGCATACGTCCATGTCGTCACTGGAAAAGTATCTTCGGGATATCGATGCCGAACTGCCAGAAGATTATTCAGAATACATAAAATAA
- a CDS encoding helix-turn-helix domain-containing protein: MNKHSLKGLLKTLIVLISQNNDLLEKLIREYNNSPFLTSSESNPDIFLNTKEVCMMLKCSSVTLWKLRRDKKIRFLKFDKNIRFRQSDVVQFITQNS, encoded by the coding sequence ATGAATAAACACTCATTAAAAGGTTTGCTGAAAACCTTAATAGTATTAATAAGTCAGAACAATGACTTATTGGAAAAATTGATTCGTGAATACAACAACAGTCCATTTCTCACATCTTCAGAATCGAACCCTGACATCTTCCTTAATACTAAGGAGGTATGTATGATGCTAAAATGCAGTAGCGTCACTTTATGGAAACTACGTCGTGACAAGAAAATTCGCTTTCTAAAATTCGATAAAAACATCAGATTCCGACAATCGGATGTTGTTCAATTCATAACTCAAAATTCCTAA
- a CDS encoding AAA family ATPase: MKTHSEPFIDKIAYKAVKEEIDGSIKVLEQSAHGSKCFVVKTANEWIDIAKKRPIPKMLFGVFWFEGEICILFADTNVGKSILGMQISESISKGLPITGFELEARSQKVIYLDFELSDKQFEKRYSNNYSDHYKFSNNFLRAEINPEMEIPKQFKSFEEFLIHSVVQILEDTKATILVVDNITYLRNDNEKAKDALPLMKELKSIGKKYGISILVLAHTPKRDSSKPLTKNDLAGSKMLINFCDSAFAIGESASDSSLRYLKQIKQRNTGCVYNEENVVVCEILQDHNFLKFQLVDFDSEANHLGRASSPNHAVRNEEIIGLHKKGVPNTQIAAQYGLSEGGIRKILNKNEPVDS, translated from the coding sequence ATGAAAACACATTCTGAACCTTTTATAGATAAAATTGCTTATAAGGCTGTTAAAGAGGAAATTGATGGAAGCATCAAAGTATTGGAACAATCCGCCCATGGGAGCAAATGCTTTGTAGTGAAAACAGCCAATGAATGGATTGATATTGCCAAAAAAAGACCAATACCCAAAATGTTGTTTGGTGTATTTTGGTTTGAGGGTGAAATATGCATTCTGTTTGCTGACACCAATGTAGGTAAGAGCATATTAGGCATGCAAATTAGCGAGAGTATTTCCAAAGGGCTTCCTATTACTGGTTTTGAGTTAGAGGCAAGATCCCAAAAGGTTATCTATCTTGATTTTGAACTATCCGACAAGCAGTTTGAAAAACGATATTCCAATAATTATTCGGATCATTATAAGTTTTCAAACAATTTCCTAAGAGCAGAAATTAATCCAGAGATGGAAATCCCAAAGCAGTTCAAGAGCTTTGAAGAGTTTTTGATTCATTCTGTTGTGCAAATCTTAGAAGATACTAAAGCTACCATATTAGTGGTGGATAATATCACCTATTTGAGGAATGATAACGAAAAGGCAAAAGACGCATTACCGTTAATGAAAGAACTAAAATCCATTGGTAAGAAATACGGTATATCAATTTTGGTTTTGGCACATACACCAAAAAGGGACTCTTCAAAACCGTTGACAAAAAACGATTTGGCTGGCAGCAAAATGCTCATCAACTTCTGCGATAGTGCATTTGCCATTGGTGAAAGTGCATCCGATAGCAGTCTACGCTATTTGAAACAAATTAAACAACGTAATACAGGATGTGTATACAACGAGGAGAATGTAGTGGTTTGTGAGATACTTCAAGATCATAATTTTTTAAAATTTCAACTTGTTGATTTTGATAGTGAAGCAAACCATCTTGGAAGAGCATCCTCACCAAACCATGCGGTGAGAAATGAAGAAATAATAGGCCTGCATAAGAAAGGTGTGCCCAATACACAAATTGCCGCTCAATATGGCTTGAGTGAGGGAGGTATACGTAAAATTCTTAATAAGAATGAACCAGTAGACTCTTAA
- a CDS encoding DUF6371 domain-containing protein, producing MNQFKYSLDKSSKKFSCPSCHKKSFVRYTDNEEQCYLEANVGRCDRESKCQYHLKPNGNVSLVSLTGSVVKQPSHHDINVLSSFGVHYNNNNFITYLTRHFCNVDIIKAIKKYFIGTSTHWNGATIFWQVNEYMEVYCGKVMLYDTSTGKRVKRPYTHISWMHKVLCIQGFVQQQCLFGLHNLCDYSVIHTICIVESEKTAIIMSILFPGELWLATGSKNNFKEQLLRPVKQFKIIMFPDKTEFVDWNTKTENLKKQGYNILCSGMLEGKDLDEGDDLVDLVVSHRVLI from the coding sequence ATGAATCAGTTTAAATATAGTCTAGACAAAAGCAGTAAGAAATTCTCGTGCCCCTCCTGTCATAAAAAATCCTTTGTTCGTTATACCGACAACGAAGAACAATGTTATTTGGAAGCAAATGTGGGGAGATGTGATCGCGAATCAAAATGCCAATACCATTTAAAACCAAATGGCAACGTTTCATTGGTTTCTTTAACAGGATCAGTTGTTAAACAACCTAGTCATCATGACATTAATGTACTTTCGAGTTTTGGTGTGCACTACAACAACAATAATTTTATCACTTATTTAACCAGACATTTTTGTAATGTAGATATTATAAAGGCTATTAAGAAATATTTTATTGGAACATCAACACATTGGAATGGCGCTACCATATTTTGGCAGGTTAATGAATATATGGAGGTGTATTGTGGTAAAGTAATGTTGTATGATACAAGCACTGGTAAAAGGGTTAAAAGACCGTATACACATATTTCATGGATGCATAAAGTGCTGTGTATACAAGGATTTGTGCAACAACAATGTTTGTTTGGCTTGCACAACCTGTGTGATTACAGTGTAATCCATACAATTTGTATTGTTGAATCAGAAAAGACAGCAATCATTATGAGTATTTTGTTTCCTGGTGAATTGTGGTTGGCGACAGGGTCTAAAAACAATTTTAAAGAGCAATTATTGAGACCTGTTAAACAATTTAAAATTATCATGTTTCCAGACAAAACGGAATTTGTTGATTGGAATACTAAAACAGAGAATTTAAAAAAGCAAGGTTATAACATACTTTGCAGCGGTATGCTTGAGGGTAAAGATTTGGATGAAGGAGATGATTTGGTTGATTTGGTGGTTTCTCACAGGGTACTAATTTAA
- the cas2 gene encoding CRISPR-associated endonuclease Cas2 codes for MSEHSNFSRLNQYRSMWVLVFFDLPTETLTERKTAARFRKNLLKDGFAMFQFSIYMRFCASRENASVHIKRTKRSLPKKGKICIMQITDKQFGMMELFHGQKEVEAEAPSQQLELF; via the coding sequence ATGAGTGAACACAGCAACTTTTCAAGACTTAACCAATACCGATCTATGTGGGTACTTGTATTTTTTGATTTACCAACCGAGACGCTTACAGAACGTAAAACCGCTGCTCGGTTTAGAAAAAACTTATTAAAAGATGGTTTTGCCATGTTTCAATTTAGTATTTATATGCGTTTTTGCGCTAGCCGAGAAAATGCCAGTGTTCATATTAAGCGCACCAAAAGAAGTTTGCCAAAAAAAGGAAAAATTTGCATTATGCAAATTACAGACAAACAATTTGGGATGATGGAATTATTTCATGGGCAAAAAGAAGTAGAGGCAGAAGCTCCTAGCCAACAACTTGAATTATTTTAG
- the cas1 gene encoding type II CRISPR-associated endonuclease Cas1 has product MIKRTLFFGNPAYLSTRNEQLVVNFPEENKEEAIIPIEDLGYVVLEDPQITITNGLMMKLVQNKTAVITCDKQHLPCSLLQPLVGHTEQTERMRHQLNASLPLKKNLWQQTVSAKIMNQALHLEARGKNALKLKRWSTDVKSGDKGNLEAVAAAYYFQNLFHEVDGFSRNQKGVPPNNLLNYGYAILRAVVARALVSSGMLPSVGIFHRNKYNAFCLADDIMEPYRIYVDAVVFDLVETGCDLTELSTKLKTELLMIPALDTLVDGKWSPLMNAVSRSTSSLYECFLGTSRKILYPEYTNSRLHI; this is encoded by the coding sequence ATGATCAAACGCACCCTCTTTTTCGGTAATCCCGCCTACCTCAGTACCCGTAACGAGCAACTGGTGGTCAACTTTCCTGAAGAAAACAAAGAGGAAGCCATTATTCCTATAGAAGATTTAGGCTATGTGGTACTAGAAGATCCGCAAATCACCATTACCAACGGTTTAATGATGAAGCTAGTTCAAAATAAAACGGCAGTTATTACCTGTGACAAACAGCACCTCCCCTGCTCCTTGTTACAGCCTTTGGTGGGACATACAGAACAAACTGAGCGCATGCGGCATCAACTCAATGCCAGTCTTCCGCTAAAGAAAAACCTTTGGCAACAAACCGTAAGTGCCAAAATCATGAACCAAGCTCTACATTTAGAAGCTAGAGGGAAGAATGCCTTAAAGCTGAAACGATGGAGCACTGACGTCAAAAGCGGTGATAAAGGTAATTTGGAAGCTGTTGCCGCGGCATACTATTTTCAGAATTTATTTCATGAGGTGGATGGGTTTAGTCGTAATCAAAAAGGGGTACCCCCCAACAATCTTCTCAATTACGGCTATGCCATTTTAAGAGCGGTGGTTGCTCGAGCTTTGGTAAGTAGCGGTATGCTGCCCTCTGTGGGCATCTTTCATCGTAATAAGTACAATGCCTTCTGCTTGGCAGATGATATTATGGAGCCTTACCGTATTTATGTGGATGCAGTAGTCTTTGATCTTGTAGAAACTGGATGCGACTTGACCGAGCTCTCTACAAAGCTAAAAACAGAACTTTTAATGATTCCAGCTTTAGACACGCTTGTAGATGGCAAATGGAGCCCGTTGATGAACGCTGTAAGCAGAAGCACCAGTAGCCTTTATGAGTGCTTTTTGGGAACGAGTCGTAAAATACTGTATCCCGAATATACCAATAGTCGACTCCATATATGA
- the cas9 gene encoding type II CRISPR RNA-guided endonuclease Cas9 (Cas9, originally named Csn1, is the large, multifunctional signature protein of type II CRISPR/Cas systems. It is well known even to general audiences because its RNA-guided endonuclease activity has made it a popular tool for custom editing of eukaryotic genomes.) — protein sequence MKRILGLDLGTTSIGWALVEESKNKEESNIIKLGVRVNPLTVDEKINFEGGKPITTNADRTLKRGARRNLDRYQLRRDFLIHELKKQNFITENTPLTEIGKDTTHQTIALRALAARKKVSLEDLSKILLGINKKRGYKSSRKSKDENDGVAIDGMVVAKILYDNKLMPGQYVFNLLTQEKKHIPDFYPSDLKTEFDAIWTKQKEYYPEILTQILYQDLKGKNKGQTWTICSKPFQIEGIKLEGNRNEQKIKRYELRKDGLSKKLSLEHLAIVFQEINNDIKGTSGYLGKISDRSKELYIDKLTVGEYLYNQIKKNPHTSLKNQVFYRQDYLDEFEQIWNTQAEFHPELSDELKAKIRDIIIFYQRPLKSQKGLLSFCLFESWQQEYFDEVKQTKRKRTIGQRVIPKSSPLFQEFKIWQNINNLEFKYFGNPKDGSDKDAASFKLDEEDRKLLFLEANLRGDLNETSVLKLLGLSTKEWKTNFKEGIKGNTTNEKLFNVYQEIATREGYGIDWKENSATEILEELKAVFPSIGIDASLLEFDGTLQGNTYSKQTSYELWHLLYSAGDDTVISEEDKLIYGNSDVSLKKKLHQKYGFEPVYAAMLANISFPNDYGNLSARAIRKILPYLQDGFNYYEACDKAGYNHSNSITSEENKKRELKERLEILGKNSLRNPVVEKILNQMIHVVNQICDTYGKPDEIRIELARDLKKSAKERLETTKYINSATKINLDIAKTIQQQFGFTPTKNDIVKYKLWNELAPRGHKSLFSDEQIKLQDLFSSKIDIEHILPKALIYDDSFSNKTLAYRHVNLKKANRTAIDFITQDKNTELENYIERVEGLYDKGKGPISRGKRDRLLKSAKDIKEGFIERDLRNSQYIAKKSRTMLLEVFKEVTPTTGRITDRLREDWGIINVLKELNLPKYRAIGLIEIEERKNDKKIEKIKDWTKRNDHRHHAMDALAVAFTTHNHIQYINNLNARRDETHDKHKTIQNIETLITQKFEDDKGNYKRKFIKPMPKFRSEAKRHLEDILVSFKTKNKVVTRNLNKTKKDGGFNTALELTPRGQLHEATIYGKSKAPKQKPTKINKNFSIGEVQQIIHFGQRELVLKHLSQFENDPKKAFDTKTLKNQPLAWNDEPLNEVLCFEDIFTIRKDVSPGLNIDKVVDLGIREILKQRKAKHNGNEKEAFSDLDKKPIWQNKGKGIAIKRVTITGVSNAEPLHYKNDHVGEVLLDELDKKIPVDYVSLGNNHHVAIYEDDKGKLQEKVVSLYEAVERVNQNLPIIAKGYNAHLNWKFKFTMKQNEMFIFPSKEFNLNEIDLINGINSSMISQCLFRVQSISTKDYRFRHHLETSSDNNLDFTYQRIRSPERLRDLIKVRLNHLGQIVQIGEY from the coding sequence ATGAAGAGAATTTTAGGATTGGATTTAGGGACTACAAGCATAGGTTGGGCACTTGTAGAAGAGTCTAAAAACAAAGAAGAATCAAACATTATAAAGCTAGGAGTGCGGGTAAATCCACTAACAGTTGATGAAAAAATTAATTTTGAAGGAGGTAAACCTATCACTACAAACGCTGATAGAACTTTGAAGCGCGGTGCGCGTAGAAATCTAGACAGGTATCAACTACGTCGTGATTTTCTAATACATGAATTAAAAAAGCAAAACTTTATAACCGAAAATACGCCCCTTACAGAAATAGGAAAAGACACTACACATCAAACAATAGCATTAAGGGCATTAGCCGCTAGGAAAAAAGTCTCTTTAGAAGATTTGTCTAAAATTTTATTGGGCATTAATAAAAAAAGAGGCTATAAAAGTAGCCGAAAATCTAAAGATGAAAATGATGGTGTTGCTATTGATGGGATGGTTGTTGCAAAAATTCTTTATGATAATAAATTGATGCCAGGACAGTATGTGTTCAACTTATTGACCCAAGAAAAAAAACATATCCCTGACTTTTACCCATCTGATTTAAAAACTGAATTTGATGCAATCTGGACAAAACAAAAAGAATATTACCCAGAAATTCTTACCCAAATACTCTATCAGGATTTAAAGGGCAAAAATAAAGGGCAAACATGGACTATTTGTTCAAAACCATTTCAAATTGAAGGCATAAAATTAGAGGGAAACCGAAATGAACAAAAAATCAAACGCTACGAACTGCGTAAAGATGGGTTATCTAAAAAATTAAGTCTAGAGCACCTTGCTATCGTGTTTCAAGAAATCAATAACGATATCAAAGGTACAAGTGGTTATTTAGGAAAAATAAGCGACCGAAGCAAAGAGCTTTATATCGATAAGCTCACAGTGGGAGAATATCTCTACAACCAAATAAAGAAAAACCCGCATACTTCTCTTAAAAACCAAGTATTTTACCGTCAGGACTACTTAGATGAATTTGAGCAGATTTGGAATACCCAAGCAGAGTTTCATCCAGAATTGAGTGATGAATTAAAAGCTAAAATTAGAGATATCATCATTTTTTATCAGCGACCTCTTAAATCTCAAAAGGGACTGTTGAGTTTCTGTTTGTTTGAAAGTTGGCAACAAGAATACTTTGATGAAGTAAAACAAACGAAACGAAAAAGAACAATTGGACAAAGAGTTATACCAAAATCATCCCCTCTTTTTCAAGAGTTTAAGATTTGGCAGAACATCAACAATTTAGAATTTAAATACTTTGGCAACCCTAAAGATGGATCGGACAAAGATGCCGCCAGTTTTAAACTTGATGAAGAGGACAGAAAACTACTATTTTTAGAAGCGAACTTGAGAGGAGATTTAAATGAAACTTCAGTTTTGAAATTATTAGGCCTTTCAACAAAAGAATGGAAAACCAACTTTAAAGAAGGAATAAAGGGCAATACAACTAACGAGAAACTTTTTAATGTTTACCAGGAAATCGCTACTAGAGAAGGTTACGGCATTGATTGGAAAGAAAATTCTGCAACAGAAATTCTTGAAGAATTAAAAGCCGTTTTTCCTAGCATTGGTATTGATGCATCTTTATTAGAGTTTGACGGAACTCTACAAGGAAATACTTACAGCAAACAGACAAGTTATGAATTATGGCACTTACTCTATTCCGCAGGTGATGATACGGTCATTTCAGAAGAGGATAAATTAATTTACGGAAACTCTGATGTGAGCCTTAAAAAAAAGTTACATCAAAAATATGGTTTTGAGCCAGTATATGCTGCTATGCTCGCTAATATTAGTTTTCCCAATGATTATGGGAATCTTTCTGCAAGAGCCATTCGAAAAATCCTACCTTATCTTCAGGACGGTTTTAATTATTACGAGGCTTGCGACAAAGCGGGATACAATCATTCCAATAGCATAACTTCCGAAGAAAATAAAAAAAGAGAACTTAAGGAGCGATTAGAAATTTTAGGAAAAAATAGTCTGCGTAACCCAGTCGTTGAGAAAATACTTAATCAAATGATTCACGTGGTAAACCAAATTTGCGATACTTACGGAAAACCCGATGAAATCAGGATTGAGTTAGCGAGAGATCTAAAAAAATCAGCAAAAGAGCGTTTAGAGACAACAAAGTACATTAATTCTGCCACTAAAATCAATCTAGACATTGCCAAAACCATCCAACAACAATTTGGCTTTACGCCTACCAAAAATGATATTGTTAAATATAAACTTTGGAACGAGCTCGCTCCTCGAGGACACAAAAGTCTGTTTTCAGATGAGCAAATTAAATTACAGGATCTATTCAGTAGTAAAATTGACATAGAACATATCTTACCCAAAGCATTGATATATGATGACTCTTTTTCAAACAAAACATTGGCCTATCGCCACGTCAATTTAAAAAAAGCCAATCGCACAGCGATTGATTTTATTACACAAGATAAAAATACAGAGTTAGAAAACTATATTGAACGTGTAGAAGGACTTTATGATAAAGGTAAAGGCCCTATAAGTAGAGGCAAACGAGACCGTCTTTTAAAAAGCGCTAAAGATATCAAAGAGGGTTTTATAGAAAGAGACTTGCGCAACAGTCAGTACATCGCAAAAAAATCACGCACAATGCTTCTAGAGGTTTTTAAAGAGGTAACACCTACTACAGGAAGAATCACGGACAGGCTTAGAGAGGATTGGGGAATCATAAATGTGCTTAAAGAACTCAATTTACCAAAATATAGAGCGATAGGGCTTATAGAAATTGAGGAACGTAAAAATGATAAAAAAATTGAGAAAATAAAAGATTGGACAAAACGCAATGATCATAGGCATCATGCAATGGATGCTTTGGCAGTAGCCTTCACTACTCACAATCATATTCAATATATCAATAATCTCAACGCTCGTAGGGACGAAACTCACGATAAGCATAAAACTATCCAGAATATTGAAACCCTAATTACACAAAAGTTTGAAGATGACAAAGGGAACTATAAGCGAAAATTCATAAAACCAATGCCTAAATTTAGAAGTGAAGCCAAAAGGCACTTAGAAGATATTTTGGTTTCATTTAAAACTAAAAATAAAGTGGTCACTCGAAATTTAAATAAAACCAAAAAGGATGGTGGTTTCAATACTGCTTTAGAATTAACGCCAAGAGGGCAGCTTCATGAAGCAACCATCTATGGCAAATCTAAAGCGCCCAAACAAAAGCCGACCAAAATTAACAAGAATTTTTCTATTGGAGAGGTACAACAAATTATTCATTTTGGACAACGCGAATTGGTTTTGAAACATTTGTCTCAATTTGAGAACGATCCTAAAAAGGCTTTTGATACAAAAACGCTCAAAAATCAACCTCTTGCTTGGAATGATGAGCCTTTAAATGAAGTACTCTGCTTTGAGGATATTTTTACAATTAGAAAAGACGTTTCGCCAGGGTTGAATATTGATAAAGTAGTTGACCTAGGCATCCGAGAAATTCTTAAACAACGCAAAGCAAAACACAACGGCAATGAAAAAGAAGCCTTTTCAGATTTAGATAAAAAACCTATTTGGCAGAACAAAGGAAAAGGAATTGCCATTAAAAGGGTCACCATAACCGGTGTAAGCAATGCCGAGCCACTCCATTATAAAAATGATCATGTCGGAGAAGTGCTTCTTGATGAACTCGATAAAAAAATCCCCGTAGATTATGTGAGCCTTGGTAACAATCATCACGTCGCAATTTATGAGGATGACAAAGGCAAGTTACAAGAGAAGGTTGTATCACTCTATGAAGCCGTAGAAAGAGTTAATCAAAATTTACCGATTATAGCTAAGGGGTACAACGCTCATTTGAATTGGAAATTTAAGTTCACAATGAAGCAAAATGAAATGTTCATTTTCCCATCTAAAGAATTTAATCTGAATGAAATTGATTTGATTAATGGTATAAATAGTTCTATGATCAGCCAATGTCTATTTAGAGTCCAAAGCATTTCCACCAAAGATTATAGGTTTAGACATCATCTTGAAACCAGTTCTGATAATAATTTAGATTTTACTTATCAAAGGATTCGTTCGCCAGAAAGATTAAGAGATTTAATTAAAGTAAGACTAAATCACTTAGGTCAAATTGTTCAAATAGGAGAATACTAA